The Solibacillus sp. FSL W7-1464 genome contains a region encoding:
- the yhaM gene encoding 3'-5' exoribonuclease YhaM, which yields MNGITKLQPGEQVDQYLLIKESKKGVTTVGKPFMSLILQDRSGDIEAKLWDTNEEHENLYRAQVIVKVGGEIHDYRGKNQLRVKQIRPAREEEGVQISDLLPTSAVPKEQLFEELTQYFFQIQNPNISRITRNLTKKYQDQLLIYPAATKNHHDYASGLLDHVVSMLKLSEAICDLYPTLNRDLLYAGVILHDIGKVIELSGPVGTMYTVEGNLLGHISIMVNEIGQAANELKIEGEEVMLLQHLVLSHHGKEEWGSPKKPMIQEAEILHYIDNIDAKMNMLTRALDKTKPGEFTERLFPLDNRSFYKPTI from the coding sequence GTGAATGGAATTACAAAACTCCAACCTGGTGAACAAGTGGACCAATATTTATTGATAAAAGAATCAAAAAAAGGTGTTACGACTGTCGGCAAGCCTTTTATGTCACTGATTTTACAGGATCGTAGCGGTGATATTGAAGCTAAGCTATGGGATACAAACGAGGAACATGAAAATTTATACCGTGCACAGGTAATTGTAAAAGTTGGGGGAGAGATTCACGACTATCGTGGAAAAAACCAACTGCGTGTGAAACAAATCCGACCAGCACGAGAAGAGGAAGGCGTTCAAATCAGCGATCTTTTGCCGACATCTGCCGTACCAAAAGAACAATTATTTGAAGAGCTTACACAGTACTTCTTTCAAATTCAAAATCCGAATATCTCGCGTATTACACGCAATCTTACAAAAAAATACCAAGATCAATTGCTGATATATCCTGCCGCAACTAAAAATCACCACGACTATGCGTCGGGTTTACTCGATCATGTTGTATCGATGCTCAAATTAAGTGAGGCAATCTGTGATCTATACCCGACACTAAACCGCGATTTATTGTATGCGGGTGTTATTTTGCATGATATCGGTAAGGTCATTGAGCTGAGCGGTCCGGTAGGCACAATGTATACGGTGGAAGGCAATCTGCTTGGTCATATTTCGATTATGGTCAACGAAATTGGTCAAGCTGCCAATGAGTTGAAAATTGAAGGTGAAGAAGTCATGCTGCTTCAGCATTTAGTGCTTTCACATCACGGAAAAGAAGAGTGGGGCAGCCCGAAAAAGCCTATGATTCAGGAAGCTGAAATTTTACACTATATTGACAATATTGACGCGAAGATGAATATGCTGACTCGTGCCCTTGATAAGACGAAGCCGGGTGAATTTACAGAGCGTCTCTTCCCGTTAGATAACCGCTCATTCTACAAGCCGACGATTTAA
- a CDS encoding FAD-binding dehydrogenase: MHYDAIVIGAGLAGLTAVCQLIDARKKVLLVDQEPENSIGGQAFWSFGGLFLVDTPEQRRLGIKDSKELAWQDWHGSAGFDRLEDEDYWSYEWAKAYVDFAAGEKYDWLKSQGIQFFPVVGWAERGGALAGGHGNSVPRFHIVWGTGPAIAEAFSSKVLQASESGLIDYLPRHQVTNLLTEDGAVTGIQGNILENCIIRRGEESSREVIGTFEYTADAVVVASGGIGANLELVKENWPSRLGLPPENMVSGVPAFVDGKMLEITERAGGRIVNRDRMWHYTEGLKNWDPIWKNHGIRILPGPSSMWFDATGNRFKAPNFPGFDTLSTLEAIQKTGYDYSWFILTEKIIEKEFALSGSEQNTDLTNKSIKDVLKRVLPGPPKAVQAFKENGEDFVIADSLKDLVEGMNKLAGNDLLDFMQIKEQILARDREIENPFSKDAQINALHGARNYVGDKLIRAAKPHKILDPKAGPLIAVRLNILTRKTLGGLQTNLNGQVLNDEGNPVQGLFAAGEVSGFGGGGVHGYRSLEGTFLGGCLFTGLQVGKYLATLKPVPNKAKVVEV, from the coding sequence ATGCATTATGATGCAATCGTAATTGGAGCAGGGCTAGCAGGATTGACTGCGGTTTGTCAGCTCATAGATGCACGGAAAAAGGTATTGCTTGTTGATCAGGAGCCCGAAAATTCAATCGGAGGTCAGGCATTTTGGTCATTTGGAGGATTATTTCTAGTAGATACTCCTGAACAGAGAAGGTTGGGTATAAAAGACAGTAAGGAGCTTGCATGGCAGGATTGGCACGGCTCTGCAGGATTCGACCGGTTAGAGGATGAGGATTACTGGTCATATGAATGGGCAAAGGCCTATGTAGATTTTGCAGCGGGTGAAAAATATGATTGGCTAAAATCACAGGGGATTCAATTTTTCCCGGTTGTCGGCTGGGCAGAGCGTGGGGGTGCTTTAGCAGGCGGACACGGGAATTCGGTTCCCCGCTTTCATATCGTTTGGGGGACTGGCCCTGCGATTGCAGAGGCTTTTTCGAGTAAAGTATTGCAAGCTTCGGAAAGTGGTTTAATCGATTATTTGCCGCGCCACCAAGTCACAAACTTACTGACTGAAGACGGGGCGGTTACCGGCATCCAGGGAAATATTTTGGAAAATTGTATTATTCGCCGCGGAGAAGAAAGTTCAAGAGAAGTTATCGGAACATTTGAATATACCGCAGATGCAGTCGTAGTGGCAAGCGGTGGTATCGGAGCCAATTTGGAACTTGTCAAAGAAAATTGGCCGTCAAGACTGGGTCTTCCCCCGGAAAATATGGTGTCCGGGGTACCTGCATTTGTAGATGGGAAAATGCTTGAGATTACCGAGCGGGCAGGCGGGCGGATCGTCAATCGCGACCGGATGTGGCATTATACGGAAGGCTTGAAAAACTGGGATCCGATATGGAAAAACCATGGAATCCGTATACTGCCCGGACCGTCTTCGATGTGGTTTGATGCAACAGGAAACCGCTTTAAAGCCCCGAATTTTCCTGGGTTTGATACACTTAGCACTCTCGAAGCAATCCAAAAAACCGGCTATGATTATTCCTGGTTTATTTTGACGGAAAAAATAATCGAAAAAGAATTTGCATTATCCGGTTCAGAGCAAAATACGGATTTGACTAATAAAAGTATAAAAGATGTGCTGAAGCGTGTTTTGCCAGGGCCGCCTAAAGCCGTTCAGGCATTCAAAGAAAACGGGGAAGACTTTGTCATTGCGGATAGTTTAAAAGATTTAGTCGAAGGTATGAACAAACTGGCAGGCAATGACTTGCTAGATTTTATGCAAATTAAAGAGCAGATTTTAGCACGTGATCGTGAAATCGAAAATCCGTTTTCAAAGGATGCACAGATTAATGCATTGCACGGAGCGAGAAACTATGTCGGTGATAAATTGATCCGTGCAGCGAAGCCTCACAAAATTTTGGATCCGAAAGCAGGACCGTTAATTGCGGTACGCTTAAATATACTCACACGAAAAACATTAGGGGGATTACAAACTAATCTAAACGGGCAAGTACTAAATGATGAGGGCAACCCTGTTCAAGGACTTTTTGCGGCAGGAGAGGTCAGCGGTTTTGGCGGCGGTGGCGTACACGGTTACCGTTCACTGGAAGGGACATTTTTAGGAGGGTGCCTATTTACAGGTTTGCAGGTCGGTAAATATTTAGCAACTTTAAAGCCGGTACCGAACAAAGCAAAAGTAGTAGAAGTATGA
- a CDS encoding HIT family protein: MVKIKNKKGAINNMSDCLFCKIIAGEIPSIKVYEDEHTFAFMDIAPLTKGHTLLIPKTHCKDLFEMSEDVARNLYAAAPKVANAIKAAFNPAGMNTINNNGAEAGQTVFHYHLHLVPRYDEKDGLVVNWNGRSQEFPPEVLSTLSEEIKSHL, from the coding sequence ATGGTGAAAATCAAAAACAAAAAAGGAGCGATAAATAATATGAGTGATTGCTTATTTTGCAAAATTATTGCCGGTGAAATTCCAAGTATTAAGGTTTATGAGGATGAGCATACTTTTGCCTTCATGGACATTGCCCCGCTAACAAAAGGCCATACACTGTTAATCCCGAAAACGCACTGTAAAGATTTATTTGAAATGTCTGAAGATGTGGCACGCAATCTATATGCTGCTGCACCGAAAGTAGCAAATGCCATTAAAGCAGCCTTTAACCCGGCCGGAATGAATACGATCAATAATAACGGAGCTGAAGCAGGTCAAACTGTTTTCCATTATCATTTGCATCTTGTTCCGCGCTATGACGAAAAAGATGGACTTGTTGTCAACTGGAATGGCCGTTCACAGGAATTCCCGCCAGAAGTGCTGTCGACACTTTCCGAGGAAATTAAATCACACTTATAA
- a CDS encoding enoyl-CoA hydratase translates to MNFETIKLEIAERKATLTLNRPSAMNAMDFTMMRELADCFEALHNEKDIQILIIRGEGRVFSAGGDVKMMVSSDDFSDFGTIMGDISRLVKAYYTLPMITIAQIHGAAAGLGFSLALGSDFIVAEQSSKLAMNFIGIGLVPDGAGHFFMKERLGTPKAKQMIWEGKVLSGDEALSLGLIDYNVEDGQASVTVDQLVGKLLASPILAKIETKQILHNANLPVLEQILEGESAGQVKMRQTQDHLEGIQAFVGKRMPQFEGK, encoded by the coding sequence TTGAACTTTGAAACAATTAAGCTGGAAATTGCGGAGCGAAAAGCAACATTAACATTAAATCGTCCGAGTGCTATGAATGCAATGGATTTTACGATGATGCGCGAGTTGGCGGACTGCTTTGAAGCGCTACATAATGAAAAGGATATTCAAATTCTTATCATTAGAGGGGAAGGGAGAGTCTTCTCTGCTGGCGGCGATGTAAAAATGATGGTTTCATCAGACGACTTTTCTGATTTTGGGACGATTATGGGAGACATTTCACGTTTAGTGAAGGCATATTATACACTTCCGATGATTACGATTGCACAAATTCATGGAGCTGCAGCCGGTTTAGGGTTTAGTCTGGCATTGGGAAGCGATTTCATTGTTGCGGAGCAATCGAGTAAATTAGCGATGAACTTTATCGGCATCGGTTTAGTTCCCGATGGTGCAGGACACTTCTTCATGAAGGAACGCCTCGGGACACCAAAAGCGAAGCAAATGATTTGGGAAGGAAAAGTGTTAAGCGGCGATGAAGCATTATCATTAGGGCTCATCGATTATAATGTGGAAGATGGTCAGGCATCAGTAACGGTCGATCAGCTTGTCGGCAAGCTGTTGGCATCACCGATTTTGGCGAAGATTGAAACAAAGCAGATTTTGCATAATGCGAACTTGCCTGTTTTAGAGCAAATATTGGAAGGCGAATCAGCAGGACAAGTGAAAATGCGCCAGACACAGGATCATCTGGAAGGGATTCAGGCGTTTGTCGGAAAGAGAATGCCACAATTTGAAGGAAAGTAA
- a CDS encoding DUF3267 domain-containing protein encodes MHCWKTINIEREYGTGRLVLLAITLFVLVFCFSYIAFSFNFNGKHIDRHFWLVLLVIPFVYPMHKLLHYFALLQHRKSLVVRFKIQHFMPVVRMRLQNGIPKKSYIFALVTPFVTINSALIAGGISFPEYAHYFSGLLAFHCCICLMDFLYVKNLMSAPNNAIIEETPRGYEILVPLDI; translated from the coding sequence ATGCATTGTTGGAAAACGATCAACATTGAGCGCGAATATGGTACGGGAAGGCTTGTACTATTGGCAATCACTCTTTTCGTCCTTGTATTTTGCTTTTCATACATTGCATTTAGTTTTAATTTTAACGGCAAGCATATCGACCGCCATTTTTGGTTAGTTTTATTAGTAATACCTTTTGTTTATCCTATGCACAAATTATTGCATTATTTCGCTCTGCTTCAACATAGAAAATCACTCGTCGTTCGTTTTAAAATCCAGCATTTCATGCCGGTTGTCCGCATGCGTCTGCAAAACGGCATACCGAAAAAATCTTACATTTTCGCACTCGTTACACCTTTTGTTACGATTAATTCCGCATTGATTGCTGGAGGCATTTCCTTCCCTGAATATGCGCATTATTTTAGTGGTCTGCTCGCATTTCACTGTTGTATTTGTCTGATGGATTTTTTATATGTGAAAAATTTAATGTCTGCACCAAACAATGCTATAATTGAAGAAACGCCAAGAGGTTATGAAATTTTAGTTCCGCTTGATATTTAA
- the serC gene encoding 3-phosphoserine/phosphohydroxythreonine transaminase encodes MTVTTKRAFNFNAGPSALPLEVLQKAQAELVDFKGTGMSVMELSHRSAAFEGVHNEAISNLRELYEIPENYEVLFLQGGASLQFSMIPMNFLNEGQKASYIQTGAWSEKAFAEAKLFGTPVEAASSKSNNYKNIPALSDIQIDEDAAYLHLTSNNTIFGTQWKTFPTTGDVPLIADMSSDILSKKIDVSKFAMIYAGAQKNLGPSGVTVVIIRKDFLEKANSNIPTMLKFATHSKNNSLYNTPPTFGIYMLGEVLKWVKAEGGLQAIEQRNEEKAKYIYDVIDNSNGFYYGHATDDSRSLMNITFRVADEELEKKFLDEAKTAGFVGLNGHRSVGGCRASTYNAVPVETCKALADFMVKFQQDNQ; translated from the coding sequence TTGACAGTAACGACAAAACGCGCATTTAACTTTAATGCTGGTCCATCGGCATTACCATTGGAAGTTTTACAAAAAGCACAGGCAGAACTAGTAGATTTCAAAGGTACAGGTATGTCTGTAATGGAATTGAGTCACCGCAGCGCTGCATTTGAAGGCGTGCATAATGAAGCAATCTCAAATTTACGCGAGTTGTATGAAATCCCTGAAAACTATGAAGTACTATTTTTACAGGGTGGAGCAAGCCTTCAATTTTCAATGATTCCAATGAACTTCTTAAATGAAGGACAAAAGGCAAGCTATATCCAAACAGGTGCCTGGTCGGAAAAAGCCTTTGCAGAAGCGAAGTTATTCGGTACCCCTGTAGAGGCAGCAAGCTCAAAAAGCAATAACTACAAAAATATCCCGGCTCTTTCGGATATCCAAATCGACGAGGATGCAGCATACCTTCACTTAACATCGAACAATACAATTTTCGGTACACAATGGAAAACATTCCCGACTACGGGTGACGTTCCGCTGATTGCGGACATGTCTTCCGATATTTTATCGAAGAAAATTGATGTATCAAAGTTCGCTATGATTTATGCGGGTGCACAGAAAAACTTAGGCCCTTCAGGTGTAACGGTAGTCATCATCCGCAAAGATTTTCTTGAAAAAGCAAATTCAAATATCCCGACAATGCTGAAATTTGCAACGCATTCAAAAAATAATTCATTGTACAATACTCCTCCTACTTTCGGGATTTATATGTTAGGTGAAGTATTGAAATGGGTGAAAGCTGAAGGTGGCTTACAAGCGATCGAGCAGCGCAATGAAGAAAAGGCGAAGTATATTTATGATGTGATCGACAATTCGAACGGCTTCTACTACGGGCATGCAACTGATGATTCTCGCTCATTGATGAACATTACGTTCCGTGTAGCGGATGAAGAGCTGGAGAAAAAATTCCTTGATGAAGCAAAAACAGCCGGTTTTGTCGGTTTAAACGGTCACCGTTCTGTAGGAGGTTGCCGCGCTTCCACTTACAATGCTGTCCCGGTCGAAACATGCAAAGCCCTTGCTGATTTCATGGTGAAATTCCAGCAGGACAATCAATAA
- a CDS encoding HTH-type transcriptional regulator Hpr yields the protein MALTEDLYSQREAMLFSQRVAQLSKALWKAIEKDWQTWIKPFDLNINEHHILWISYHLKGASISDVAKFGVMHVSTAFNFSKKLEERGLLTFSKRDEDKRNTYVELTDKGAELILRMYDHYHDTEHTILTGALPLKELYGRFPEFLDVMAVIRNIYGDDFIEIFERSFFNFKETIDDKGKPSISTTS from the coding sequence ATTGCTTTGACAGAAGATTTATACTCGCAAAGAGAGGCTATGTTATTTAGCCAAAGAGTCGCACAACTTTCGAAAGCACTATGGAAAGCTATCGAAAAAGATTGGCAAACATGGATTAAACCTTTTGATTTAAATATTAATGAACACCATATTTTATGGATTTCATATCATTTGAAAGGTGCCTCCATTTCAGATGTAGCTAAATTTGGTGTCATGCATGTATCTACCGCTTTCAACTTTTCAAAAAAATTAGAAGAACGTGGATTACTTACTTTCTCAAAACGTGATGAAGACAAACGAAATACATATGTTGAGTTAACTGATAAAGGCGCTGAACTCATCTTACGTATGTACGATCATTATCACGATACAGAACATACGATTTTAACTGGTGCATTGCCGTTAAAAGAACTTTACGGACGTTTCCCGGAGTTTTTAGATGTAATGGCTGTTATTCGAAATATTTATGGAGATGACTTCATCGAAATATTTGAACGGTCTTTCTTCAACTTCAAAGAAACAATCGATGACAAAGGAAAGCCTTCAATCTCAACAACTTCATAA
- a CDS encoding YjcZ family sporulation protein — translation MGGGGYNGGGYGSGFALLVVLFILLIIVGAAFIY, via the coding sequence ATGGGTGGCGGAGGTTACAACGGCGGCGGCTACGGCTCTGGCTTTGCTCTTTTAGTTGTATTGTTTATCTTGTTGATTATTGTAGGTGCAGCTTTCATCTACTAA
- a CDS encoding YhzD family protein translates to MENYRFTAFEKTGETLFDEVWNFANDDAAKIEGQKQIEEKGIAEKTHRLVNSSGKLILFHV, encoded by the coding sequence ATGGAGAATTATCGTTTTACTGCATTTGAAAAAACTGGGGAAACATTATTTGATGAAGTGTGGAATTTCGCAAACGATGATGCTGCAAAAATCGAAGGTCAAAAGCAAATCGAAGAAAAAGGTATTGCTGAAAAAACTCACCGATTAGTAAACTCATCGGGTAAATTAATTTTATTCCACGTTTAA
- a CDS encoding zinc ribbon domain-containing protein YjdM: MEQLPKCPECGSEYTYEDGQNYVCPECAHEWSQSAETVEEGLVVRDANGNLLAEGDTVTVVKDLKVKGSSSTLKIGTRVKNIRLVEGDHNIDCKIDGFGAMKLKSEFVKKN; encoded by the coding sequence ATGGAACAGTTACCCAAGTGTCCGGAATGCGGATCAGAGTATACGTATGAAGATGGACAGAATTATGTGTGCCCGGAATGTGCGCATGAATGGTCTCAATCGGCGGAAACAGTGGAAGAAGGATTAGTCGTTCGCGATGCAAACGGCAACTTGTTGGCTGAAGGTGATACTGTCACGGTTGTAAAGGATCTGAAAGTGAAGGGGAGCTCCTCTACATTGAAAATCGGCACACGTGTTAAAAACATTCGACTTGTAGAAGGCGACCACAATATTGACTGTAAAATTGACGGTTTTGGTGCAATGAAGCTGAAATCGGAATTCGTGAAGAAAAACTAA
- a CDS encoding YtxH domain-containing protein gives MKAKSFLLGVTTGIVSGAAVILFTAPQSGTTLRQNLLENTKNAKSKFQGVQSELNSELTSVKQSITTLKAEVQNSMPSIVNELKDSLANFKTQIEPETINLKQEIEKLQNSISEIEKNIPSNKNDG, from the coding sequence ATGAAAGCAAAATCATTTTTACTAGGTGTTACAACAGGCATCGTTAGCGGTGCAGCAGTCATTTTATTCACAGCACCACAGTCAGGGACAACTTTACGACAAAATTTATTGGAAAACACAAAAAACGCTAAATCAAAGTTTCAAGGTGTTCAAAGCGAATTAAATAGCGAATTGACTAGTGTGAAGCAATCCATCACAACGTTAAAGGCAGAAGTCCAAAATAGTATGCCTAGTATAGTAAATGAATTAAAGGATAGTTTGGCAAATTTCAAAACACAGATTGAACCCGAAACGATAAATTTAAAACAAGAAATAGAGAAATTACAGAATTCTATAAGTGAAATCGAGAAAAATATACCTTCAAACAAAAATGACGGGTAA
- a CDS encoding peptidylprolyl isomerase has translation MKKSIFALTVAASIGLAACSNPGDEVVVSTSVGDITQEEFYNSMKDIAGDQLLQQVVVEQILNDKYKVTDEEIEEELKGVKEQYGESYEAVLAQSNLTEETLKTNIRFTLLQEKALKDVEVTDEEIEKYYNQASKELNARHILVEDEETAKEVKAKLDAGEDFAKLAKEFSTDPGSGAQGGDLGWFTVGTMVPEFNDAAYALEIDQISEPVQSEHGFHIIQVTEKRDVKDYGKLEDKKEEIRESIAATKADWNTKMAELINEADVKVKDEELKDAFSGFKAE, from the coding sequence ATGAAAAAGTCCATTTTTGCATTAACAGTTGCTGCTTCAATCGGTTTAGCTGCATGCAGTAATCCAGGCGATGAAGTTGTTGTATCAACAAGCGTAGGCGATATCACTCAAGAAGAATTTTATAATTCGATGAAGGACATCGCTGGTGATCAATTACTGCAACAAGTAGTAGTTGAACAGATTTTAAACGATAAATATAAAGTGACTGACGAGGAAATCGAAGAAGAATTGAAGGGTGTAAAAGAGCAGTATGGCGAAAGCTATGAAGCTGTTTTAGCTCAAAGCAATTTAACGGAAGAAACGTTAAAAACAAATATTCGTTTCACGTTGTTACAAGAGAAAGCATTAAAAGATGTTGAAGTGACTGACGAGGAAATCGAAAAGTACTACAACCAAGCGTCTAAAGAATTAAACGCTCGTCACATTTTAGTGGAAGATGAAGAGACTGCCAAAGAAGTCAAAGCTAAATTAGATGCTGGGGAAGATTTTGCTAAATTAGCGAAAGAATTCTCAACTGATCCAGGTTCAGGAGCACAAGGCGGAGATTTAGGCTGGTTTACAGTAGGTACAATGGTGCCTGAATTCAATGATGCTGCATATGCATTGGAAATAGACCAAATCAGTGAGCCTGTACAATCTGAGCACGGTTTCCACATCATTCAAGTGACTGAAAAACGTGATGTGAAAGATTACGGTAAACTTGAAGACAAAAAAGAAGAAATCCGTGAGTCAATTGCAGCGACAAAAGCTGATTGGAACACGAAAATGGCAGAGTTAATCAACGAAGCTGATGTAAAAGTTAAAGACGAAGAATTAAAAGACGCATTTTCAGGCTTCAAAGCTGAATAA